A region of the Hydrotalea sp. genome:
CCCTGGGCGGTGGCGCGGTGGCGGTTACCACCGACAAATACCCCCATTGGGGTTCAAGCTTTTGGGACCATTTGGCGATTGCGATTCGCGTTCACCACATTACCCGCGTCATGGTGCTTGACCACCGCAATTGCGCCGCGCACCGCATGATATTGGGCAACAACACCGAAAAATCGCGCGACGCCGAAACCCACAGCCACCAAGAACAATTGCAAAAAACCAAACAGGCCATTTTGGCAAAATACCCCCACCTCGATGTCGAATTATTATTGATGGATCTGGACGGGGCGATTGAGCGGTTTGAATAGTCGCCGGCATTTTGCGCCCGCCAAATTAAATTGGCCGGCTTGTTTTATCACCAGTTATTTTGCCGATGCCGGCAAAATCGTTTTCACGGCCGATGTATAATCGGCCAGAAATTTTTCTGGCGCACCCGCCAAAATATGGTGAAAGTTTTTCATCACCACGGGAATCAGCTCGGATAATTCTTGTTCTTCCTGCTGGGTAAAATCTTCCAACACATAATCGCTGACCAACTCCCTTGCCCCCGGGTGGCCAACGCCAAACCGAAAGCGATGATACAACCGACCCAATCGTTCAGAAATATCTTTCAGGCCATTGTGGCCGGCCTCGCCCCCGCCGTTTTTTATTTTTGCATGGCCAAAGGGCAAATCGATTTCGTCATGCAGAACCAAGATATTTTCGATGGTGATTTTTTCCTGTGCCTTGGCCATCGCGCTTTGCAACGCCTGGCCCGATAAATTCATATAGGCCAATGGCTTGATTAAGGTTAAGGGGTAGCGCGCATTGTTATGGATTATTTCCCCCTGCGCCACAACCACTTGCCATTTCGCGAAAAGTTGCCACGGGCTAAAATGGCCCGCCAGCTGGATAGCGTCGAGCAACCGAAAGCCTATATTATGGCGATTACGGGCATAACCCGCCCCCGGGTTACCTAATCCAACCAGCCATTTGATTTGCGTCTTCATTTCCATCGTCTTTTGCGTCGTCATTTTCTTCCTCGTTCGTGTCCTCTTTTTCGTCAACATTTTTGCCCTCATTTTTGCCCTCATTTTTGCCCTTATGGGGCTGGTTTATAACGAATTCTGTCTGTTTTTTCTAGCAATTATTCCGTGCTAATTTCGGGCTAATTTGGGGCTAAAATTAAGGGGATATCGCGGCTGTTCCAGCAACTTGTTATGGCCGATAATTCGTGATAATAAATGGACGCAAGATTAATATAAAGAGCAATATAAGCGTAACACACCATGGCTGGCCATTCACAATTTAAAAATATCATGCACCGCAAGGGGCGGCAGGATAAAAAACGCGCGCAAATTTTTCAAAAAATCACCCGCGAAATCATGGTGTCGGTTAAAACCGGTGGCGACAACCCTACCGGCAACAGCCGCTTAAAACTCGCCCTGCAAAATGCCCGCGCCCATTCAATGCCAAAGGATAATATCGAACGCGCCATCAAAAAGGCCAGCGGTCAGGGTGATGGCGATAATTATGAATCCTTGCGTTACGAGGGTTTCGGCCCGGGCGGTGTCGCCATTATGGTTGAGGTTTTGACCGATAACAAAAATCGCTCGGTGGGCGACATCCGTTCGTTGTTTTCAAAACATGGCGGCAACCTGGGCGAAAGCAATTCGGTGGCATTCATGTTTCAACGCGTCGGCCATATCCATTACAACAAAGATATTGCCGAACAGGATAAGGTTTTTGAAAACGCGCTTGATGCTGGGGCTGACGATATATCATCCGACGGCAACGGCCACGATATTTACGTCGCGCCCGATGATTTATACCAGGTCGCCGAAAAGCTGGAGGCAACGCTCGGCCAGGCGATGGAAATAAAACTAACCTGGAAGCCAACGGTGATGGTCGACATAAATGACAATGACAATGACAAGGCCAACCAATTACTTACCCTGATGGAACAATTGGACGACCACGACGATGTGCAGGAAGTCATCGCCAATGTTACGATGGATGATGCGCTGTTGGCCGGCCTGTCCTAAATCAGCGGCACAAAGCCATAAAAAATAACATGGTGAAACATAATGATATTATTTTGGGGGTCGACCCGGGGTTGGCCCATGCTGGCTATGGCGTGGTCGGCGAATCCGGTTCGGCG
Encoded here:
- a CDS encoding YebC/PmpR family DNA-binding transcriptional regulator → MAGHSQFKNIMHRKGRQDKKRAQIFQKITREIMVSVKTGGDNPTGNSRLKLALQNARAHSMPKDNIERAIKKASGQGDGDNYESLRYEGFGPGGVAIMVEVLTDNKNRSVGDIRSLFSKHGGNLGESNSVAFMFQRVGHIHYNKDIAEQDKVFENALDAGADDISSDGNGHDIYVAPDDLYQVAEKLEATLGQAMEIKLTWKPTVMVDINDNDNDKANQLLTLMEQLDDHDDVQEVIANVTMDDALLAGLS
- the pth gene encoding aminoacyl-tRNA hydrolase, with the protein product MTTQKTMEMKTQIKWLVGLGNPGAGYARNRHNIGFRLLDAIQLAGHFSPWQLFAKWQVVVAQGEIIHNNARYPLTLIKPLAYMNLSGQALQSAMAKAQEKITIENILVLHDEIDLPFGHAKIKNGGGEAGHNGLKDISERLGRLYHRFRFGVGHPGARELVSDYVLEDFTQQEEQELSELIPVVMKNFHHILAGAPEKFLADYTSAVKTILPASAK